A genome region from Hevea brasiliensis isolate MT/VB/25A 57/8 chromosome 9, ASM3005281v1, whole genome shotgun sequence includes the following:
- the LOC110632346 gene encoding V-type proton ATPase 16 kDa proteolipid subunit, with the protein MASGFSGDETAPFFGFLGAAAALVFSCMGAAYGTAKSGVGVASMGVMRPELVMKSIVPVVMAGVLGIYGLIIAVIISTGINPKAKSYYLFDGYAHLSSGLACGLAGLSAGMAIGIVGDAGVRANAQQPKLFVGMILILIFAEALALYGLIVGIILSSRAGQSRAD; encoded by the exons ATGGCCTCTGGATTTAGCGGCGATGAAACAGCGCCGTTCTTCGGCTTCCTTGGCGCTGCCGCTGCCCTTGTTTTCTCTT GCATGGGAGCTGCTTATGGGACTGCCAAGAGCGGTGTTGGAGTTGCCTCAATGGGTGTGATGAGACCGGAGCTTGTGATGAAATCAATAGTTCCCGTAGTCATGGCTGGAGTTCTCGGTATCTATGGATTGATCATTGCTGTTATTATTAGCACTGGGATTAACCCAAAAGCCAAATCATATTACCTCTTTGATGGTTATGCTCACCTTTCTTCGGGTCTTGCTTGTGGTCTCGCTGGTCTTTCTGCTGGTATGGCTATTGGTATCGTTGGTGATGCTGGCGTTAG AGCTAATGCACAACAGCCAAAGCTTTTTGTTGGCATGATTCTCATTCTAATCTTTGCTGAGGCACTGGCTCTGTATGGACTCATTGTTGGCATCATCCTTTCTTCCCGAGCTGGCCAATCCAGAGCTGATTAG
- the LOC110632332 gene encoding NAC domain-containing protein 37 isoform X1 codes for MEILDKETRWTEPVSAMRHRLCKGLKIPAAMMESMESCVPPGFRFHPTDEELVGYYLRKKVASQKIDLDVIRDIDLYRIEPWDLQERCRIGYEEQNEWYFFSHKDKKYPTGTRTNRATMAGFWKATGRDKAVYDKTKLIGMRKTLVFYKGRAPNGQKSDWIMHEYRLESDENGPPQEEGWVVCRAFKKRTTGQNKNIEGWDSSYFYDESSVVSSVIDPIDYISRQPQNFLAQNFLCKQEIEADNLSFMHSDNFVQLPQLESPSLPLIKRPSSTSLMSENNNNNNNNNNNNNNEEEEQARGCNMNNNNKKVTDWRALDKFVASQLSQEDRYDCDNAASNFGGENSSDMSLLLLQSGRDDENKFNGFLTSSSDCDIGI; via the exons ATGGAAATTCTCGACAAAGAGACAAGATGGACAGAGCCCGTTTCAGCAATGAGACACAGACTCTGCAAGGGCCTTAAGA TACCAGCTGCTATGATGGAGTCAATGGAATCGTGTGTCCCACCTGGATTCCGGTTTCATCCAACGGATGAGGAGCTTGTTGGATATTATCTGAGGAAAAAAGTAGCATCACAGAAGATCGATCTTGATGTTATTAGAGATATTGATCTATACAGGATTGAACCATGGGATCTACAAG AGAGATGCCGGATCGGATATGAAGAGCAGAACGAGTGGTATTTCTTTAGCCACAAGGACAAGAAGTATCCGACGGGGACAAGGACTAATAGAGCTACGATGGCCGGGTTCTGGAAGGCAACAGGGCGAGACAAGGCAGTTTATGACAAAACAAAACTGATTGGCATGAGGAAAACCCTTGTTTTCTATAAAGGAAGAGCACCAAATGGCCAGAAAAGTGACTGGATCATGCATGAATACAGGCTTGAATCCGACGAGAATGGTCCTCCACAG GAAGAAGGATGGGTAGTTTGTCGCGCTTTCAAGAAGCGAACAACTGGGCAAAACAAGAACATTGAAGGATGGGATTCAAGCTACTTCTATGATGAATCAAGTGTAGTTAGCTCAGTAATTgatccaattgattatatatcgaGGCAGCCCCAGAATTTCTTGGCTCAGAATTTCTTGTGTAAGCAAGAGATTGAAGCAGATAACTTAAGTTTTATGCATTCTGATAATTTTGTACAGCTTCCTCAGTTAGAGAGCCCATCTCTGCCATTAATAAAGAGGCCAAGCTCGACGTCTCTGATGTCGgagaacaataataataataataataataataataataataacaatgaagAAGAAGAGCAAGCTAGAGGATGCAACATGAACAATAACAACAAGAAAGTAACTGACTGGAGAGCCCTTGACAAGTTTGTAGCCTCTCAATTGAGTCAAGAAGACAGATACGATTGTGATAATGCAGCTTCAAACTTTGGGGGAGAAAATAGTTCAGACATGTCATTGCTGTTATTGCAGAGTGGTAGAGATGATGAGAACAAGTTCAATGGATTTTTAACTTCAAGCTCTGACTGTGATATTGGAATATGA
- the LOC131183130 gene encoding uncharacterized protein LOC131183130 yields MRNFIQSVDIDAWRIIKNGPHVPQKNGTGTTKVPKHEDEYDDNDWKKISINAKAINILHCSLDLNEYNRVSGCQSAKQIWDKLEVTYEGTDVVKESRANLLIRDYELFDMRPGESIADMSTRFTDLVNLLKALGKKFEEAELVKKILRSLPKSWEAKTTVIQDTKDFKTFTYDELIGSLIAHEMVYKKDEVEYEQKKKKSIALKSNKDEDKKKGVAFKADSSDNSSVSSDDEDEMAVLARKFKRAFKKGGSKYKKFLKKHTPKDKYFKDSKEEIVCYECHKLTYQAQMSIAQKEERKRR; encoded by the coding sequence atgagaaatttcatacaatctgtagatattgatgcatggagaattattaaaaatggtccacatgttcctcaaaagaatggtactggaactacaaaagttccaaaacatgaagatgaatatgatgacaatgattggaagaaaatctctataaatgctaaagctattaatattttgcattgctcacttgaccttaatgaatacaatcgtgtttcaggatgtcaatctgctaagcaaatttgggataagcttgaagtgacttatgaaggaactgatgttgttAAAGAGTCCAGAGCAAACCTTCTGATTCGAGATTATGAGTTGTTTGATAtgaggccaggagaatcaattgcagatatgagtacaaggtttaccgatcttgtaaatcttctcaaagcacttggtaaaaaatttgaggaagctgaacttgtgaagaaaattcttagatcacttccaaagtcttgggaagcaaaaacaacagttatccaagataccaaagaTTTCAAAACgttcacctatgatgaactcattggttctctcattgcacatgagatggtatacaagAAGGATGAAGTTGAatatgagcaaaagaagaagaaaagcattgctctcaaatCAAACaaagatgaagataagaagaaaggagttgcattcaaagctgactcaagtgacaactcaagtgtttcaagtgatgatgaagatgaaatggctgtgcttgcaagaaaatttaaaagagctttcaagaaaggaggaagcaaatacaagaaattcttgaaaaagcaTACTCCCAAGGACAAGTACTTtaaagattcaaaagaagaaattgtatgttatgagtgtcacaaactgacatatcaagcccaaatgtccattgctcaaaaagaagaaaggaaaagaagatag
- the LOC110632332 gene encoding NAC domain-containing protein 37 isoform X2, translating to MMESMESCVPPGFRFHPTDEELVGYYLRKKVASQKIDLDVIRDIDLYRIEPWDLQERCRIGYEEQNEWYFFSHKDKKYPTGTRTNRATMAGFWKATGRDKAVYDKTKLIGMRKTLVFYKGRAPNGQKSDWIMHEYRLESDENGPPQEEGWVVCRAFKKRTTGQNKNIEGWDSSYFYDESSVVSSVIDPIDYISRQPQNFLAQNFLCKQEIEADNLSFMHSDNFVQLPQLESPSLPLIKRPSSTSLMSENNNNNNNNNNNNNNEEEEQARGCNMNNNNKKVTDWRALDKFVASQLSQEDRYDCDNAASNFGGENSSDMSLLLLQSGRDDENKFNGFLTSSSDCDIGI from the exons ATGATGGAGTCAATGGAATCGTGTGTCCCACCTGGATTCCGGTTTCATCCAACGGATGAGGAGCTTGTTGGATATTATCTGAGGAAAAAAGTAGCATCACAGAAGATCGATCTTGATGTTATTAGAGATATTGATCTATACAGGATTGAACCATGGGATCTACAAG AGAGATGCCGGATCGGATATGAAGAGCAGAACGAGTGGTATTTCTTTAGCCACAAGGACAAGAAGTATCCGACGGGGACAAGGACTAATAGAGCTACGATGGCCGGGTTCTGGAAGGCAACAGGGCGAGACAAGGCAGTTTATGACAAAACAAAACTGATTGGCATGAGGAAAACCCTTGTTTTCTATAAAGGAAGAGCACCAAATGGCCAGAAAAGTGACTGGATCATGCATGAATACAGGCTTGAATCCGACGAGAATGGTCCTCCACAG GAAGAAGGATGGGTAGTTTGTCGCGCTTTCAAGAAGCGAACAACTGGGCAAAACAAGAACATTGAAGGATGGGATTCAAGCTACTTCTATGATGAATCAAGTGTAGTTAGCTCAGTAATTgatccaattgattatatatcgaGGCAGCCCCAGAATTTCTTGGCTCAGAATTTCTTGTGTAAGCAAGAGATTGAAGCAGATAACTTAAGTTTTATGCATTCTGATAATTTTGTACAGCTTCCTCAGTTAGAGAGCCCATCTCTGCCATTAATAAAGAGGCCAAGCTCGACGTCTCTGATGTCGgagaacaataataataataataataataataataataataacaatgaagAAGAAGAGCAAGCTAGAGGATGCAACATGAACAATAACAACAAGAAAGTAACTGACTGGAGAGCCCTTGACAAGTTTGTAGCCTCTCAATTGAGTCAAGAAGACAGATACGATTGTGATAATGCAGCTTCAAACTTTGGGGGAGAAAATAGTTCAGACATGTCATTGCTGTTATTGCAGAGTGGTAGAGATGATGAGAACAAGTTCAATGGATTTTTAACTTCAAGCTCTGACTGTGATATTGGAATATGA